One part of the Alistipes onderdonkii genome encodes these proteins:
- a CDS encoding AAA family ATPase codes for MKLKYARIKNYRGIKDETSISFQDFSCIVGKNDVGKSTILKAIDVFLNENNPNIEDKNVYSDSNFIEINLIFDSASSPIILDDTIPVSLFDEELVDENGLISVKKVWDVSQKTIKPKIFLCRKIYDADDFVMLNEKELRTLCAKFHIDTAKANGEEYNNKEKREKLRAYHHEAGTSFRYDFEEIPVTGTTRPKKIIEALKSILPTFEYFRADRSLSDSDASVQKYFNKSVDKYINLTNRLLRRFYRGFSNDLENVRNSLLCVIILSNNPCQKQR; via the coding sequence ATGAAACTTAAATATGCTCGTATAAAAAATTATAGGGGAATTAAAGATGAAACCTCCATTTCATTTCAGGATTTTAGTTGTATTGTAGGCAAAAATGATGTGGGTAAATCCACTATATTAAAAGCAATAGACGTATTTCTTAATGAAAATAATCCTAATATAGAGGATAAAAACGTATATAGTGATTCCAATTTTATCGAAATAAACTTGATTTTTGATTCTGCGTCAAGTCCAATTATTTTGGATGATACTATTCCGGTATCACTTTTTGATGAAGAATTAGTTGATGAAAATGGATTAATCTCAGTTAAAAAGGTCTGGGATGTTTCCCAAAAAACGATTAAACCTAAAATCTTTTTATGTCGCAAGATATATGATGCAGATGATTTTGTTATGCTGAATGAGAAGGAATTACGCACTCTTTGTGCTAAGTTCCATATAGATACGGCAAAAGCGAACGGAGAAGAATATAACAACAAAGAAAAGCGGGAGAAATTGCGTGCATATCATCATGAAGCAGGCACGTCTTTCCGTTATGATTTTGAAGAAATACCCGTTACGGGTACAACTCGACCTAAAAAAATAATTGAAGCATTAAAGAGCATATTACCGACCTTTGAATATTTTAGAGCAGATAGATCGCTTTCGGATAGTGATGCTTCTGTCCAAAAATATTTTAATAAATCAGTTGATAAATATATCAATCTGACAAACAGACTTTTAAGAAGATTTTACAGGGGTTTTAGTAACGATTTGGAGAATGTGCGAAATTCGCTACTTTGCGTAATCATCTTGTCAAATAACCCTTGTCAAAAACAAAGGTAG